CACAAATGCCATGGTTACGGTGGTGAGGATGAGGAGGACAGTAGTGGTGCCCATGGGAGGCAGATGTGAGTAGGGGTTCGTATACTATAGCCCACTCTGACCATCACCACTGCTCAGAGCTCCATAGCTCCCCTGGGAAGGAGACAGGTTCCACTAGGGTTATCCTTTTCCTATCCTTCTACTTAAAGATTATCTCCCACTGCAGAAGATTGGGGAGTATCACCAGACCCCCCTACAGAACCCAGTACCCCTCCGGGGCCACCCTCTCAGCCAGTGGTCACTGAGATCACCAAGAACAGCATTACCCTGACCTGGGAGCCCAACCCACAGACTGGGGCTGCAGTCACATCTTATGTGATAGAGGCTTTCAGGTATGGAGACAGTTTTGAACGCAAACCTGGAGAGTTAAAAGGAGGGGATCCTATACCCTTagggtctttgctattgtgaggcGGGGTTCTCCAATACCCTCTCCCAAGGGGAAGACACAATGGTGGTTCATAGAGAGTGGATGAGATGGAGTAGGCAGGTTGGGAGTTCCTGGCTTAGGCAACCCTGTCATCTCCTTCCTGTTGTAGCCCAGCAGCTGGCAACACGTGGCGTACTGTGGCAGATGGCGTGCAGCTGGAGACACACACAGTCAGTGGTCTGCAGCCCAACACCATCTACGTGTTTCTGGTTCGAGCAGTGGGAACCTGGGGCCTCAGTGATCCCAGCCCTGTCTCTGAGCCTGTCCGTACACAGGGTAAGGTCAGAGTCCCTGGGCTCATGGGCATGAAATGTTACATCGTAGAGCATCCCTCTCCCCCAAAACCATGACACCATGGCAGTTCATAAAGTTCTTTCCTGCTATGCCAGGTCTATACTGGTGGCCCGGCCTGGAATAGGAGATCACATTTGCCTCTCATAGAAGAGACaagggaggaggaaggcagggagaggggaggagggaagaaggaaagagagaggtaTTCATGCATTTTGGCAGCTTCTGACTTCTGAGCCTTTCACCCATAAATAATATAGATTATTAAGACCAGAAGGGACCATGGAGGGGCCATCTTCATCTTAgagatgaggaactgaggcctttAAAGGATGCATGTGTAGTTATGCTAGCTGGACACCGAGGCCCACATCTGGAAGCTATTGCCCTGACCAGTCCCCTCCTGACCATGGGGTGTGCTCTACTAAGTGGAGCCGGGCAGAGGTAGGACACAAGCACACTCTCAGTCGTGTCTCCCTGTCCCTGGTGGCCTCTGCTGAGTGGGTTCTTTGGTCAACAGACAGCAGTCCCTCTAGGCCAGTGGAGGACCCATGGAGAGGCCAGCAGGGACTGGCTGAAGTGGCTGTGCGCCTGCAGGAGCCCATAGTGCTGGGACCCCGGACCCTGCAGGTGTCCTGGATTGTGAGTGTGGTATGGGGAGGAGATTCAGGGTGGGGAAGATTATGAGGCACATGAGGGCCTCCAAGTGTGAGTATGGGAGAGTGGGAGGTGAGTGGCTGGGGAAGGCCGCATGagtggaggaggggctgggcctggagggCCTGTATGGCCCCAGCATCCCCCTCTGGTGTGCCTTGTCCTGTCTCCCACAGGTGGATGGCCCAGTCCAGCTGGTGCAAGGTTTCCGGGTGTCTTGGAGGGTAGCAGGCCCTGACAGAGGAAGCTGGACAATGTTGGACCTACAGTCCCCAAGCCAGCAAAGCACTGTGCTAAGAGGACTCCCTCCAGGGACCCAAATCCAGATCAAGGTGCAAGCCCAAggccaggaggggctgggagCTGAAAGCCTCTCTGTGACCAGGAGCATTCCTGAGGAGGGTAAGGAGGGCCACCGAACAGATGGATGGACAAGCGGGAAGaaagggtgggggtggaggggggatGAAAATTTGCAGGATGAGAGCAGGGTgagtgggtggggaggaggaatgGCTCTCAGTTCCCTAAGATGTAAGAACAGGGAATGTTGGGGTAGGAGGGGCAGCTTGCAATGGCTATTTGTGTCCTTCTCACCATGCTCTACCCTGGCCCAGCCCCCAGTGGCCCCCCCCAGGGAGTGGCGGTGGCCTTGGGGGGTGATGGCAACAGCAGTATCACTGTGACCTGGGaacctccactcccctcccagcAAAATGGGGTCATCACGGAGTACCAGGTAGAGGGACTGAGAAGGGACTGGATGGGAGGGCCAggctgggagggagagggaggaactAGTGGCTAGAATTAGGGTGGAGGAAATCTATTATAGGTTTGGCTTTAGGGTTGGGGATGAGTttaggggagaagagagaggttTCCAAGTGTTGTTTCCAGGTTGAATTACATTACATCTGTCTAAGGCTCCTCTACCATTTGAAGCCTTAAGTTTGCCGGTGAGGCTAAGAACCCCATTTCTGACTCTAAATCCGGGACTCGGCCTCCCTAGATCTGgtgcctgggcaatgagagccgCTTTCACCTCAATCGGTCTGCAGCAGGCGGGGCACGCTCCGCAATGCTCCGAGGACTGGTGCCCGGTCTCCTCTATCGAACCCTGGTCGCGGCGGCCACCAGCGCAGGCGTGGGCGTGGCCAGTGCCCCGGTGCTGGTGCAGCTGCGTGAGTCCACCGGAGGGCAGTGCTGGGGATCGTGGCGGGGGCGGGGCAAGCCCCCAACTGGGGTAGCTGTGCCTGCCAGGTCGAGAATGACTCTTTCCCAGTTCCAGGGTTTCGCgcccctcctcccctcacctCTCTGACCCCCACAGCGTCCCCGCCGGACCTGGAGCCCGGGCTGGAGGTGGGCGCCGGGCTGGCGGAGCAGCTAGCGAGGGTGCTGCGGAAGCCCGCCTTCCTCGCGGGCAGCGGCGCCGCCTGCGGGGCGCTACTGCTCGGGCTCTGCGCCGCCCTCTACCGGCGCCGGAAACAGCGCAAAGAGCTCAGCCACTACACGGGTGAGCGCCCGGCCCCTGAGCGGACGGAGCCAGGAGGGAGCCAGGCGGGCcatggggaggggcaggggcttAGCCGCTGGCGAGTGAGGACCGGGTCGGGAGGAAGGGGTCTCACCTGGAGTTCAGCCTCTTGGGTAGGGGTGGGATACGCGGGGCGGCTCGAGTTGCTGCCAGGACTGGGAAGAGTTGCGGGCCAAGACGGGGCGGGACCTGATCTGGGGAGAGGGGTGACTTTTGCCCCTAAGACGCCGCAAGGAGGCCAGGCTTTGCAACCGTCTCCATAAAGAAGGGGCAAGTTCGCGGACGGAAAGCCCACTCCAAGGGCGGGGGGCGGGGCCTGGCTAGAGGGGGTGTGGCCAGGATCCCAGGCAGTAAATTGAGAGGCGGGATCTGAATGGAAAGGCGGGGCTCCCTGAAAAGAGGCGACCCGAGTTCTGCTACTCCCTAGTAAGGGACGTCTCTGGAGAGAATCTGAGGTGTCTGAGGTCAGTGGTTTTCAATCTCGGTCGGCTATACATAGGAATCACTTGGGGAGCTTGAGAAAAATACCGATACCTGAGTCCCACCCCCCAGAAATTCTGATGAAATCGATCCAGGGTGCAGCCTGAGTGGTGGAACTGGGACCGGGGCCGAGGAGTGGACAAGTATAGGGGTATTTCTGACCCTTCTCCTCAtttcccctcttctttctcccaCGGGTTCCTTTCTGGAAGCCTCTTTTGCCTACACACCGGCAGGTAAGCCATCTCTGCCCCATTGGGGTTCAGACCCCCCAGGAAGGGCCCTTCTCTCACACATTCTCCCCTTCATTTTCCCCAGTGTCCTTCCCGCACTCAGAGGGCCTCTCTGGAGCCAGTTCCAGGTAATTCTCTTAGCCCATCTCCCCAGGATGACCTCCACCGAGAGGCCACTCTTCTTCCTCCCCGCTGCCGCCCCAGGTGGAGGGAGCATGGCCACTTCCCACCCCAACGCCACCGCCACTGTCCCGCGACTCCCAAATATCGCCACCTCCCTTTCCTTTGCTGGCCTCTTCAGGCGCTCCGTCCCCAACGCTCACCTGCTCTCACTCAGGCCACCCATGGGCCTTGGCCCCGCCCCCTACCCATGGCTGGCAGATTCGTGGCCCCACCCATCTCGAAGCCCCTCAGCCCAGGAACCCAGGGGAAGCTGCTGCCCCAGCAATCCTGACCCGGACGACAGATATTACAATGGTGAGGAGTTCTCATTCCCTCATCTGGCTTCAGCACACTTCTCCCGACTACTGGGGCAAACTGAAGGGCGCCTGGGAGCCCAGTCTCTCTGAGGTTGGTCAGTCCCTGGGGAGGATGTGAGCTGGGGGAGCCTCTCTGACCTACCTCCACCCTGGTTTAGGATGTAAGGCTTGTGTGGAGGACGAAGTTGATCCCGTGGGATCTCCCTTTGCCCTCCATTCTGTTGTCCtctatttttctgtctctgtcccccgggcctccctccttctctgcaGAAGCAGGAATCTCCCTGTATCTGGCTCAGACGGCCCGGGGCACGGCCGCCCCGGGCGAGGGTCCTGTCTACAGCACCATTGACCCAGCGGGGGAGGAGCTGCAGACCTTCCATGGGGGCTTCCCCCAACATCCCTCAGGGGATGCGGGCCCCTGGAGCCAGTATGCTCCTCCAGAGTGGAGCCAGGGGGACAGTGGTATGACTCCAACTCCTGAAACCCCGTTTAGCCCTGACCAGGGTATTCCCAAAGAGGATCCTCCTCCCTGACCCTCTAGCACCTAGCCTGGCACTTCCTTCTGACCCGTCTCATCTCTGGCTCTTTCCTGCCTGTTGTCCGGGTGTCCCCATCCTATTCTCCTCAGGAGCCAAGGGAGGCAGAGTGAAGCTTCTGGGGAAACCTGTgcagatgccctctctcaactGGCCAgaagccctgcccccacctcctccttcttGTGAACTGAGCTGCCTAGAGGGGCCCGAGGAGGAGCTGGAGGGCAGGTAGGGATGCTCCCTGCTTCCAGGCCCACACACCTGCGGCCAGACCATGGGCTGCTGGGGGATGCAGAGAGGCCggcagaggaaggggaaggggcagCAGGGAGGCCAAAGGGAAAGTATGGAAGCAACTCagccctttccttctcttctgcctCTTTGACACTAGCTCAGAGCCAGAGGAGTGGTGCCCACCAATGCCTGAGAGAAGCCACCTGACGGAGCCCAGCTCCAGTGGAGGGTGCCTGGTCACTCCATCCCGAAGGGAAACCCCCTCTCCCACACCCTCCTATGGACAGCAGTCCACAGCCACTCTTACCCCCTCACCTCCTgaccctccccagcccccaactGACATGCCCCATCTCCACCAGATGCCCAGGTAGGGAGGTATATAGTACCTCACTCATTGCAAGCCCTCTACACATATCTACTCAGTAGATGActgagtggagggagggagggatggatggatctGGGGTACAGAAGTCTCAGGGCTGTGTCAGGGTGGAAGTGTAATTTGGACAGGAATAGGGAGGCTGACAAGATCTCTCATGCCCATTAGACTGGCTCTCGCTGGAGTGGTCAGCAAGCTTCCTGAGACATTTCAGATATGGCTCTCCTCATGCTTCTCTAGCTTGGGAGGACTTATGGGGGGACGGGTTGTGTCTCATTTATCTGTTAGGCTGGGTGTCTACCACAGTGCCAGGCCCATAGTAGGCACTCAGGTTTTGTGGAGGGAACAGATGCTGAGGCCTCCTGTCATTGCAGGAGGGTGCCCCTTGGGCCGAGTTCCCCTCTCAGTGTATCCCAGCCCATGCTGGGCATCCGTGAAGGGAGgcctgctggcctgggtgctggcTCTGCAGCCttgccccacctcagccccagtCCTGCCCCTAGCATAGCCAGCAGTGCCCCAGGTAAGTCTGTACAACCTCCTTTTGTCCCCTGACCCCCTCcagtgcttgcttccccttcaccttagGCCCCTTTCCTGATCTTTGCCCTTACCCGTTCCTCTTCCCGTCTCCTAATGCTACAGGCAGAACCTGGCAGGGGAATGGGGAGATGACTCCCCCACTTCAAGGACCCCGTGCTCGATTCCGGAAGAAACCCAAGGCTCTTCCCTACAGGAGGGAGAACAGTCCTGGGGGTGAGGGAGGATGCACCTGGGAGATGGTGACAGAAATGGTGGGGGGACAGGCAGGAAACCAAGGGTGCACtctgggggctggaggagggaacAGGTGAACCCCAATCTTGGGCTGTTCGTTGGCAGCCTCCTGGTGCCAGGGAATGCAGGTAAGAGAAAGATAGTGACAGGAGTGGCAGGGGGCTCCACTGAAAACAGCTCCCTCCCCAGACTTGCCCCCACCACCCTTGCCACCGCCAGAGGAAGAGGCGAGCTGGGCCCTAGAGCTGAGGGCAGCAGGCAGCATGTCTTCCCTGGAGCGGGAGCGCAGTGGAGAGAGGAAAGTGGTACAGGCCATGCCCCTGGCAGCCCAGAGGGGTCCCCACCCGGATGGTAAgcagggccagggcaggcagGAGGGCTGCTGCCACCAGAGACTGTGGGCTTTGGGACTGGGGTCTGATAGTAGACCAGCTCAGCCCTCCCTTTAGTTAGGTCCATGCATTTGATCCACATCAAACTCCCCTGTCTCTCTAGCTCTCTCTGAGCACAATCCCATGAAGTCCCAAGTTGTGTTCATTCCCAGGATGGAAGCCCAGATGAGAGGACTGGGGTCTAGGTGCTCTGTCCCCGCTCCCTACAAGGCTCCCTCTGATTGGGAGCTTCCCCGCAGTGTTCTGAGTACCCGTGATGTCAaggccatgtgccaggcactctgctgcTCCTCAGCCCCAGGCTGGCTGAGCTCTGTGCCTGCCCTTCCATCTTCTTCCAGAGCTGCGCTTGTGGTCAGGGTGGCAGGGTGGGTGACAGGGAAGTTCTGCTCCCTGCCTGCACCCGGCTGCCTTTCGCTCTTGTGCTGCAGAAGAGGCCTGGCTCCCGTACAGCAGACCGAGCTTCCTTTCCCGGGGCCAGGGCACCAGCACCTGTTCCACGGCTGGCAGCAACTCTTCCAGGGGCTCCAGCAGCTCTAGGGGATCCCGGGGCCCTGGCCGGAGCCGGAGTCGGAGCCGGAGCCAGAGCCAAAGGCCGGGACAGAAACGCCGAGAGGTAGGGGCTATAGATTGCAGAAAAATGAGGGGAGAGGACTAGGGAAGGGTGGACCAAGGGGTAAGGAAAACAGGAAGGTAGGCAAGGGCTTGTAGAGGAGTGTCAAAAGGAGGGGATCGAGAGAGTGAGGGGGAGGAAGGAATCCTGTAGAAGTGACAAGGcgactgagtgtggtggctcatgcctgtaatcctagcactttgggagactgaggcgggtggatcccttgagctcaggagttcgagattagcctgggcaatatggtgaaatcccatctctacaaaaaaaaaaaatacaaaattagctgggcgtggtggtgtgctcctgtagtcccagctactctgcaggcttgaggtgggaggatagcttgagcctgggcagtcaaggctgcagtgagccatgatcacaccactgctctccagcctgggcgacagagcgagactctgtctcaaacaaaacaacacaaaacaaaagaaatgacaaGGGGTAAGGACAAGATGATACATAATCGAGGAGTCTGGGTCACCATAGGAGAACTGGGTTAGGAGAGAGAAAGCCCGAACCCCTCTTGGACTTGTTTGCCCTGGGCCAGGGTTTTACAAAACAGCATCTCTCTGTCTCCCTAGGAACCAAGATGACCCTTGTTGGGGCATTGAGAATATCAGGAGTGCCACAGGGAAGGGTAGTAGGGATGTCTTTTCCCTCCCAGCAGTGATGAGTGGGGCTAACTGAAGCCCATTGGTTTCCACGATTTCAATTGACTGAGAAGGCAGAGAGCTagctcctccctttctttctctttctacctGAGACttgtttataaaaaacaaaacaataaaaagagtCTGATCAGAGCCCGGGGCCATGTCTGTCTGGTTCTGTGCAGAAGGCTGGGAAGAAGGCGACTACAGGGTCCTATATATCAGCACACACTGGTAGCTTCTGCTTCCCTTTCCACTCTGTCAAAAGTACTAAGttaggcacaatggctcacacctgtaatcccagcacttcaggaggctgaggcaggaggatcacttgagcccaggagtttaagaccagcctgggcaacctagcaagaccttGTGTCTACACACACACTAACtaactaaatacataaataaattagccaggtacggttgtgtgcacctgtcatTCTatctgcttgggaagctgaggcagtagtaTTGCCTAAACCCAGGTGttagaggttatagtgagctatgattgtgccactggacttcatcctgggtgacagagtgagaccctatctcaaaaacaaacaaacaagcaaacaaacaaacaaacacaaaaaaaaacgaaaaaacacTAGGTGGGGACTGTACTGTCCTGCTTCTTAAAGGAGTAAGAAGCTCACTGTCCCCGAGTTACAACCATAGACTTTCCAAATGCCCAGTAATAAGACACATGTTCTACCTCTGGAAGGTCAAGCCAGGCCCTTCTTTAGTGCCCTCCTCTGGGATCTACTTTCCCACAAGAAAATACACCCCTCACAAAAAACTATCTTGAAAAACTCAAAGAAAGGAGGAGCTTACGGGAGAAaccccaggcaagaaggaagaGCATGCTTTTTCAAACCCTCTGACTCCGTCACACAGGACAAACAGGCACCTCTTGCTGGGCCCAGATGTGATTGGGTTGACAGGCACAGAACTGTTAAGACTTTTTTGTGGTGACTGCCATGGTCCTCGTCACCTCCTGCCCCGCACCCCGTGTACTCACTGGTGACCTGAGGTTTTGTTCCTTCTCACTTGCTCTACCCTTGACTCAGTGACTTCCCTGGACTCTCTGGGCTTGGCGGCTGCCCTCCAGGCCCAGGCCCTGACCTCGTCTGCCCCTTTGACCTATAAGTGTACAAATCTCTCTGTCCCTTTCAGTCTGGCAAACAGGGTTGGAatgttttcaaaaggaattttaccaggaagctaaaaaaaaaaaaaaaaaaaaaaaaacccaaaacaacccccaccccccactgcCTCACAAAATCCAGAAAACGAAAAGCAAATACAGAGGAACGGATGTGTATGTGGAACACTGATTCTTCCTCCTGAGACCGCAAAAATCTGGCCCAGACTGTTCTGATTAATGTGATTCAGGAAGCCCCCAGTCCCCATGgtcctgcctcactcagcctctcaACTCCCAGTGGCCTCCAAGTAGAGCTGCTGGGTTTGAGGGATGAGTACCTCCTTTTAAGCTCTGCTTCCTGCGGCCCTGTCATGCTCTGTAGCATCCCCTCCACCAACTTGTGGATTCTGCCCCTGACCGAAATTTCCCGCCAAGGGAGGAAGATGCAGGCCTGCCTGCCCTCCAGCGCCTCCTGTGGCTCAGGCCCTGGAAGTCCTGCTTGGAGGTTCGtctctctgttctgtttttttctttgaagggTGTTCCCAAGCCAACTGTGACAGGTGTTTCTGCCTTTTGTGGAGTTTAGCAACTTTGTCTATTTTAAGAAACCATCTGGGATGGCTGAAAGCAGTTGTCTCCTCAGGATGGGTGAAATCAAGGGGTTAATTTGATCAAGTCGGCCTGGcctgcttgctttttggtttttccCTTTTTCCATGACGCACAAGGCTTTGGTAGCTGAAGGAAACAATCTTCACCGGCTACTTTATGGATAACATTCATAGGTCACCATGAGAATGGCGCTACAGTCATTTTTCAGGAACTTGGGACAGCTCTTGTCCAGCACAAACCGATCGAGACCACCGACCTTTCAACTAGACCTCTGCAAGTACTCCAGGGGTGGCCTTTTGACATCAGAGGGCCAAAAACTCCACCCTCAGATCACAACacaaccattttcttttctttctttcttttctttcttttttttttttttttgagacctagtctctctccgtcacccaggctggagtgcagtggtgtaatctccactcactgcaagctccacctgccaggttcgtgccattctcctgcctcagcttcctgagtagctgggactatgggcgcctgccaccatgcccggataattttttgtatttattttttagtagatatggggtttctaCTAACACGGGGACcacccgtgttagccaggatggtctcaatctcctgaccttgtgatctgcctacctccacctcccaaagtgctgggattacaggcgtgagccaccgtgcccagccagcacaACAATTTTCTACACATATATCCTTATGAAATGC
This portion of the Macaca mulatta isolate MMU2019108-1 chromosome 14, T2T-MMU8v2.0, whole genome shotgun sequence genome encodes:
- the ROBO3 gene encoding roundabout homolog 3 isoform X10, giving the protein MLRYLLKTLLQMNLFADSLAGDISNSSELLLGFNSSLAALNHTLLPPGDPSLNGSTVGPEDAMPRIVEQPPDLLVSRGEPATLPCRAEGRPRPNIEWYKNGARVATVREDPRAHRLLLPSGALFFPRIVHGRRARPDEGVYTCVARNYLGAAASRNASLEVAVLREDFRQSPGNVVVAVGEPTVLECAPPRGHPEPSVSWRKDGARLKEEEGRITIRRGKLMMSHTLKSDAGMYVCVASNMAGERESAAAEVVVLERPSFLRRPVNQVVLADAPVNFLCEVKGDPPPRLHWRKEDGELPTGRYEIRSDHSLWIGPVSAEDEGTYTCVAENSVGRAEASGSLSVHVPPQLVTQPQDQMAAPGESVAFQCETKGNPPPAIFWQKEGSQVLLFPSQSLQPTGRFSVSPRGQLNITAVQRGDAGYYVCQAVSVAGSILAKALLQIKGASLDGLPPVILQGPANQTLVLGSSVWLPCRVTGNPQPSVRWKKDGQWLQGDDLQFKPMANGTLYIANVQEMDMGFYSCVAKSSIGEATWSGWLKMREDWGVSPDPPTEPSTPPGPPSQPVVTEITKNSITLTWEPNPQTGAAVTSYVIEAFSPAAGNTWRTVADGVQLETHTVSGLQPNTIYVFLVRAVGTWGLSDPSPVSEPVRTQDSSPSRPVEDPWRGQQGLAEVAVRLQEPIVLGPRTLQVSWIVDGPVQLVQGFRVSWRVAGPDRGSWTMLDLQSPSQQSTVLRGLPPGTQIQIKVQAQGQEGLGAESLSVTRSIPEEAPSGPPQGVAVALGGDGNSSITVTWEPPLPSQQNGVITEYQIWCLGNESRFHLNRSAAGGARSAMLRGLVPGLLYRTLVAAATSAGVGVASAPVLVQLPSPPDLEPGLEVGAGLAEQLARVLRKPAFLAGSGAACGALLLGLCAALYRRRKQRKELSHYTASFAYTPAVSFPHSEGLSGASSRPPMGLGPAPYPWLADSWPHPSRSPSAQEPRGSCCPSNPDPDDRYYNEAGISLYLAQTARGTAAPGEGPVYSTIDPAGEELQTFHGGFPQHPSGDAGPWSQYAPPEWSQGDSGAKGGRVKLLGKPVQMPSLNWPEALPPPPPSCELSCLEGPEEELEGSSEPEEWCPPMPERSHLTEPSSSGGCLVTPSRRETPSPTPSYGQQSTATLTPSPPDPPQPPTDMPHLHQMPRRVPLGPSSPLSVSQPMLGIREGRPAGLGAGSAALPHLSPSPAPSIASSAPGRTWQGNGEMTPPLQGPRARFRKKPKALPYRRENSPGDLPPPPLPPPEEEASWALELRAAGSMSSLERERSGERKVVQAMPLAAQRGPHPDEEAWLPYSRPSFLSRGQGTSTCSTAGSNSSRGSSSSRGSRGPGRSRSRSRSQSQRPGQKRREEPR
- the ROBO3 gene encoding roundabout homolog 3 isoform X1; this encodes MPRIVEQPPDLLVSRGEPATLPCRAEGRPRPNIEWYKNGARVATVREDPRAHRLLLPSGALFFPRIVHGRRARPDEGVYTCVARNYLGAAASRNASLEVAVLREDFRQSPGNVVVAVGEPTVLECAPPRGHPEPSVSWRKDGARLKEEEGRITIRRGKLMMSHTLKSDAGMYVCVASNMAGERESAAAEVVVLERPSFLRRPVNQVVLADAPVNFLCEVKGDPPPRLHWRKEDGELPTGRYEIRSDHSLWIGPVSAEDEGTYTCVAENSVGRAEASGSLSVHVPPQLVTQPQDQMAAPGESVAFQCETKGNPPPAIFWQKEGSQVLLFPSQSLQPTGRFSVSPRGQLNITAVQRGDAGYYVCQAVSVAGSILAKALLQIKGASLDGLPPVILQGPANQTLVLGSSVWLPCRVTGNPQPSVRWKKDGQWLQGDDLQFKPMANGTLYIANVQEMDMGFYSCVAKSSIGEATWSGWLKMREDWGVSPDPPTEPSTPPGPPSQPVVTEITKNSITLTWEPNPQTGAAVTSYVIEAFSPAAGNTWRTVADGVQLETHTVSGLQPNTIYVFLVRAVGTWGLSDPSPVSEPVRTQDSSPSRPVEDPWRGQQGLAEVAVRLQEPIVLGPRTLQVSWIVDGPVQLVQGFRVSWRVAGPDRGSWTMLDLQSPSQQSTVLRGLPPGTQIQIKVQAQGQEGLGAESLSVTRSIPEEAPSGPPQGVAVALGGDGNSSITVTWEPPLPSQQNGVITEYQIWCLGNESRFHLNRSAAGGARSAMLRGLVPGLLYRTLVAAATSAGVGVASAPVLVQLPSPPDLEPGLEVGAGLAEQLARVLRKPAFLAGSGAACGALLLGLCAALYRRRKQRKELSHYTASFAYTPAVSFPHSEGLSGASSRPPMGLGPAPYPWLADSWPHPSRSPSAQEPRGSCCPSNPDPDDRYYNEAGISLYLAQTARGTAAPGEGPVYSTIDPAGEELQTFHGGFPQHPSGDAGPWSQYAPPEWSQGDSGAKGGRVKLLGKPVQMPSLNWPEALPPPPPSCELSCLEGPEEELEGSSEPEEWCPPMPERSHLTEPSSSGGCLVTPSRRETPSPTPSYGQQSTATLTPSPPDPPQPPTDMPHLHQMPRRVPLGPSSPLSVSQPMLGIREGRPAGLGAGSAALPHLSPSPAPSIASSAPGRTWQGNGEMTPPLQGPRARFRKKPKALPYRRENSPGDLPPPPLPPPEEEASWALELRAAGSMSSLERERSGERKVVQAMPLAAQRGPHPDEEAWLPYSRPSFLSRGQGTSTCSTAGSNSSRGSSSSRGSRGPGRSRSRSRSQSQRPGQKRREEPR
- the ROBO3 gene encoding roundabout homolog 3 isoform X3, coding for MPRIVEQPPDLLVSRGEPATLPCRAEGRPRPNIEWYKNGARVATVREDPRAHRLLLPSGALFFPRIVHGRRARPDEGVYTCVARNYLGAAASRNASLEVAVLREDFRQSPGNVVVAVGEPTVLECAPPRGHPEPSVSWRKDGARLKEEEGRITIRRGKLMMSHTLKSDAGMYVCVASNMAGERESAAAEVVVLERPSFLRRPVNQVVLADAPVNFLCEVKGDPPPRLHWRKEDGELPTGRYEIRSDHSLWIGPVSAEDEGTYTCVAENSVGRAEASGSLSVHVPPQLVTQPQDQMAAPGESVAFQCETKGNPPPAIFWQKEGSQVLLFPSQSLQPTGRFSVSPRGQLNITAVQRGDAGYYVCQAVSVAGSILAKALLQIKGASLDGLPPVILQGPANQTLVLGSSVWLPCRVTGNPQPSVRWKKDGQWLQGDDLQFKPMANGTLYIANVQEMDMGFYSCVAKSSIGEATWSGWLKMREDWGVSPDPPTEPSTPPGPPSQPVVTEITKNSITLTWEPNPQTGAAVTSYVIEAFSPAAGNTWRTVADGVQLETHTVSGLQPNTIYVFLVRAVGTWGLSDPSPVSEPVRTQDSSPSRPVEDPWRGQQGLAEVAVRLQEPIVLGPRTLQVSWIVDGPVQLVQGFRVSWRVAGPDRGSWTMLDLQSPSQQSTVLRGLPPGTQIQIKVQAQGQEGLGAESLSVTRSIPEEAPSGPPQGVAVALGGDGNSSITVTWEPPLPSQQNGVITEYQIWCLGNESRFHLNRSAAGGARSAMLRGLVPGLLYRTLVAAATSAGVGVASAPVLVQLPSPPDLEPGLEVGAGLAEQLARVLRKPAFLAGSGAACGALLLGLCAALYRRRKQRKELSHYTASFAYTPAVSFPHSEGLSGASSRPPMGLGPAPYPWLADSWPHPSRSPSAQEPRGSCCPSNPDPDDRYYNEAGISLYLAQTARGTAAPGEGPVYSTIDPAGEELQTFHGGFPQHPSGDAGPWSQYAPPEWSQGDSGAKGGRVKLLGKPVQMPSLNWPEALPPPPPSCELSCLEGPEEELEGSSEPEEWCPPMPERSHLTEPSSSGGRVPLGPSSPLSVSQPMLGIREGRPAGLGAGSAALPHLSPSPAPSIASSAPGRTWQGNGEMTPPLQGPRARFRKKPKALPYRRENSPGDLPPPPLPPPEEEASWALELRAAGSMSSLERERSGERKVVQAMPLAAQRGPHPDEEAWLPYSRPSFLSRGQGTSTCSTAGSNSSRGSSSSRGSRGPGRSRSRSRSQSQRPGQKRREEPR
- the ROBO3 gene encoding roundabout homolog 3 isoform X2, which encodes MPRIVEQPPDLLVSRGEPATLPCRAEGRPRPNIEWYKNGARVATVREDPRAHRLLLPSGALFFPRIVHGRRARPDEGVYTCVARNYLGAAASRNASLEVAVLREDFRQSPGNVVVAVGEPTVLECAPPRGHPEPSVSWRKDGARLKEEEGRITIRRGKLMMSHTLKSDAGMYVCVASNMAGERESAAAEVVVLERPSFLRRPVNQVVLADAPVNFLCEVKGDPPPRLHWRKEDGELPTGRYEIRSDHSLWIGPVSAEDEGTYTCVAENSVGRAEASGSLSVHVPPQLVTQPQDQMAAPGESVAFQCETKGNPPPAIFWQKEGSQVLLFPSQSLQPTGRFSVSPRGQLNITAVQRGDAGYYVCQAVSVAGSILAKALLQIKGASLDGLPPVILQGPANQTLVLGSSVWLPCRVTGNPQPSVRWKKDGQWLQGDDLQFKPMANGTLYIANVQEMDMGFYSCVAKSSIGEATWSGWLKMREDWGVSPDPPTEPSTPPGPPSQPVVTEITKNSITLTWEPNPQTGAAVTSYVIEAFSPAAGNTWRTVADGVQLETHTVSGLQPNTIYVFLVRAVGTWGLSDPSPVSEPVRTQDSSPSRPVEDPWRGQQGLAEVAVRLQEPIVLGPRTLQVSWIVDGPVQLVQGFRVSWRVAGPDRGSWTMLDLQSPSQQSTVLRGLPPGTQIQIKVQAQGQEGLGAESLSVTRSIPEEAPSGPPQGVAVALGGDGNSSITVTWEPPLPSQQNGVITEYQIWCLGNESRFHLNRSAAGGARSAMLRGLVPGLLYRTLVAAATSAGVGVASAPVLVQLPSPPDLEPGLEVGAGLAEQLARVLRKPAFLAGSGAACGALLLGLCAALYRRRKQRKELSHYTVSFPHSEGLSGASSRPPMGLGPAPYPWLADSWPHPSRSPSAQEPRGSCCPSNPDPDDRYYNEAGISLYLAQTARGTAAPGEGPVYSTIDPAGEELQTFHGGFPQHPSGDAGPWSQYAPPEWSQGDSGAKGGRVKLLGKPVQMPSLNWPEALPPPPPSCELSCLEGPEEELEGSSEPEEWCPPMPERSHLTEPSSSGGCLVTPSRRETPSPTPSYGQQSTATLTPSPPDPPQPPTDMPHLHQMPRRVPLGPSSPLSVSQPMLGIREGRPAGLGAGSAALPHLSPSPAPSIASSAPGRTWQGNGEMTPPLQGPRARFRKKPKALPYRRENSPGDLPPPPLPPPEEEASWALELRAAGSMSSLERERSGERKVVQAMPLAAQRGPHPDEEAWLPYSRPSFLSRGQGTSTCSTAGSNSSRGSSSSRGSRGPGRSRSRSRSQSQRPGQKRREEPR